Proteins co-encoded in one Sporosarcina sp. FSL K6-1522 genomic window:
- a CDS encoding DUF5713 family protein produces MKKIDANFKYLVDMYEDSYYPTVLVDKLQLHIVEVVDFIEANKHTTEEIQEQLDKMTIAINELQDEFYANDSELETVARESIAETVDAILQHFEIDIEIEEAIRERDW; encoded by the coding sequence ATGAAGAAAATTGATGCTAATTTCAAATATCTAGTTGATATGTATGAGGATTCGTATTATCCAACGGTTTTAGTGGACAAACTCCAATTACATATTGTTGAAGTTGTCGATTTTATTGAGGCGAACAAGCATACAACGGAGGAGATTCAGGAGCAGTTAGACAAAATGACCATTGCGATTAACGAGCTACAGGATGAGTTCTATGCCAATGATAGTGAATTGGAAACAGTTGCGCGCGAATCGATTGCTGAAACAGTCGATGCTATTTTGCAACATTTTGAAATCGATATTGAGATTGAAGAAGCGATTCGAGAACGAGATTGGTGA
- a CDS encoding endonuclease V produces the protein MQNKQNQTYSIEELKHIQEQLVNQVSLQNKFKMEDMKYVGGVDIAYWMEEGIDYGACCIVVVDYVTKEVVEEVHHVEKITFPYISGYLAFRELPLVLETVKKLTIQPDLYMFDGNGYLHTRHMGIATHASFELGRPTIGVAKTYLKINAVDFIIPKNQVGAYTDIVINHEVYGRTLRSRKDVKPIFVSCGNWIDLETATKITMHFVEKDSRLPITTRLADLATHEARRMYRK, from the coding sequence TTGCAAAACAAACAGAACCAAACATATTCGATAGAAGAACTAAAACACATACAAGAACAATTAGTGAATCAAGTATCCTTGCAAAACAAATTCAAGATGGAAGACATGAAATATGTAGGCGGTGTAGATATCGCGTATTGGATGGAGGAAGGGATCGATTACGGCGCATGCTGTATTGTAGTCGTGGACTATGTTACGAAAGAAGTTGTTGAGGAAGTACACCATGTGGAGAAAATAACGTTTCCTTATATTTCAGGATATCTAGCTTTTAGAGAGTTACCTTTAGTATTAGAAACCGTGAAGAAGTTAACCATTCAACCGGATCTTTATATGTTCGATGGGAACGGCTACCTACATACTCGCCATATGGGAATTGCCACGCATGCTTCTTTTGAGTTAGGCAGGCCGACCATTGGTGTAGCGAAAACCTATTTGAAAATCAATGCTGTAGATTTTATCATACCTAAAAATCAAGTAGGTGCTTATACGGATATTGTCATCAATCATGAGGTCTATGGACGGACGTTACGATCAAGGAAAGATGTCAAACCTATTTTTGTTTCTTGTGGCAACTGGATTGACTTAGAAACCGCAACGAAAATAACGATGCACTTTGTAGAAAAAGACAGCAGACTGCCAATTACAACTCGACTGGCTGATTTGGCAACGCATGAGGCGAGGAGGATGTATAGGAAATAG
- a CDS encoding amidase, whose protein sequence is MGFQTVSNQLEYKKISPVELVRQSLANIERDNPTYNAFITVCETEAMAAAKIAEEEMMKEVRRSPFHGIPIAVKDIIFTKGIRTTMGSEMYKNFTPDYDATVITKLKEAGAIIIGKAHTHEFAVGPIGDVSGFGPCRNPYNPEKIAGGSSSGSAVAVATKMAFAALGTDTGGSIRIPASACGIVGMKPTFGLVSKYGIHNLAYTLDHPGPMTRNVMENALLLTILAGQDDKDLFTIQRPAEDYSRFIGSSIQGKTIGIPSYYYQNLESEVATKMEEVIHTYHMLGANVVNVELEKIDEIIRAQSMTIRAEIYAEHAENIMNNRQGYHPNVYAGILDCKGVSSSDYIRAQQQRHQLIEGFNHVFNKVDVLLTPTLPIVPTTIGQNVVQLGDQRELVGDALIRLNRPTNFTGNPGLSIPCGFSSSGLPIGFQLIGKHWDEALLYQLGYAYEQSTNSTR, encoded by the coding sequence ATGGGTTTCCAAACGGTATCAAATCAATTAGAGTACAAGAAAATCTCGCCAGTAGAACTGGTGAGGCAATCACTAGCGAACATTGAACGTGATAACCCAACCTATAATGCGTTCATTACGGTTTGTGAAACAGAAGCGATGGCAGCGGCAAAAATAGCTGAAGAGGAAATGATGAAAGAGGTAAGAAGAAGCCCTTTTCACGGTATTCCGATTGCTGTGAAGGATATCATTTTCACGAAAGGTATCCGTACGACAATGGGATCGGAAATGTACAAAAACTTTACACCAGACTATGATGCAACGGTTATTACGAAATTGAAAGAAGCAGGTGCGATTATTATTGGCAAAGCACATACACATGAGTTTGCCGTTGGACCAATTGGGGATGTATCTGGCTTTGGGCCTTGTCGTAATCCATACAATCCCGAAAAAATTGCCGGGGGTTCGAGCAGCGGATCAGCCGTTGCGGTAGCGACAAAAATGGCTTTTGCAGCTTTGGGAACGGATACGGGTGGTTCCATCCGAATTCCTGCTTCCGCTTGTGGCATTGTTGGTATGAAACCGACCTTTGGATTAGTAAGCAAATATGGCATTCATAATTTAGCCTATACGCTCGATCATCCTGGACCGATGACGAGGAATGTAATGGAAAACGCTTTGTTATTAACGATACTTGCAGGACAGGATGACAAGGATTTGTTTACGATTCAAAGGCCAGCTGAAGACTACAGTCGTTTTATAGGGAGTAGTATTCAAGGGAAAACAATCGGCATTCCATCGTATTATTATCAAAACCTTGAAAGTGAAGTTGCTACTAAAATGGAGGAAGTCATTCATACGTATCACATGCTAGGAGCGAATGTAGTAAACGTAGAACTTGAAAAAATCGATGAAATCATTCGAGCACAATCGATGACGATACGTGCTGAAATTTATGCGGAGCATGCGGAAAATATTATGAACAACAGGCAGGGTTATCATCCAAATGTCTATGCGGGCATATTAGACTGTAAAGGAGTCTCTAGTTCTGACTATATACGTGCTCAACAACAACGACATCAGCTAATCGAAGGCTTCAATCATGTTTTCAATAAGGTTGACGTCTTATTGACGCCGACACTTCCGATTGTGCCTACAACAATTGGACAAAATGTAGTGCAGCTAGGAGATCAGCGAGAATTGGTAGGAGACGCCCTCATCCGATTGAATCGTCCGACGAATTTTACGGGTAATCCAGGATTATCCATACCTTGTGGGTTTTCGTCAAGCGGGCTGCCGATTGGTTTTCAACTAATCGGAAAGCATTGGGATGAGGCGTTGCTCTATCAGCTTGGTTATGCATACGAGCAAAGTACGAATAGTACTAGATAA